The following proteins come from a genomic window of Achromobacter deleyi:
- a CDS encoding 50S ribosomal protein L25/general stress protein Ctc gives MKFIATARSVQGSSASRRLRRAGRVPAIVYGGTAAPLNIELDHNEIYHALRKEEFHASILQMQLEGAKDEQVLLRSVQWHAYKPQVLHVDFQRVDANQALRTKVPLHFVNAEVSPAVKLSGAIISHVANELEITCLPSALPQFIEVNLADILAGASIHLADIKLPMGVTYVPHGGEENPLLAAAVVKGGAAADEADAAPAAPAA, from the coding sequence ATGAAATTTATCGCCACTGCGCGTAGCGTCCAGGGTTCGAGTGCGAGCCGCCGCCTGCGCCGCGCGGGCCGCGTTCCCGCCATTGTCTATGGTGGTACGGCTGCCCCGCTGAACATCGAGCTCGACCACAACGAGATCTACCATGCCCTGCGCAAGGAAGAGTTCCACGCGTCGATCCTGCAAATGCAACTCGAAGGCGCCAAGGACGAACAAGTCCTGCTGCGCTCGGTTCAATGGCACGCCTACAAGCCGCAAGTCCTGCACGTGGACTTCCAGCGCGTCGACGCCAACCAGGCGCTGCGCACCAAGGTGCCGCTGCACTTCGTGAACGCTGAAGTCTCGCCGGCCGTCAAGCTGAGCGGCGCCATCATCAGCCACGTCGCCAACGAACTGGAAATCACCTGCCTGCCGTCGGCGCTGCCCCAGTTCATCGAAGTCAACCTGGCCGACATCCTGGCCGGCGCTTCGATCCACCTGGCCGACATCAAGCTGCCGATGGGCGTGACCTACGTCCCGCACGGTGGTGAAGAGAACCCGCTGCTGGCCGCCGCTGTCGTCAAGGGTGGCGCTGCCGCCGACGAAGCCGACGCCGCTCCGGCCGCTCCCGCCGCCTAA
- the pth gene encoding aminoacyl-tRNA hydrolase: MSIPIRLIVGLGNPGPDYETTRHNAGFWLADHLADDLRTSFALEKSFFGMVAKSRLGADNVLLLKPNTYMNRSGQAVGALARFYKLTPEQVLVLHDELDLMPGQVKLKQGGGHAGHNGLKDIQAALGSPNFWRLRIGIGHPRTLGLAQQVADFVLHPPRREEQKEIEAVIDRCRAVVPAMLAGDFALATRQLHSGNDA, translated from the coding sequence ATGTCTATTCCCATACGCCTCATCGTGGGATTGGGTAACCCCGGTCCCGACTACGAAACCACCCGCCACAACGCGGGCTTCTGGCTGGCCGACCACCTGGCGGACGACCTGCGCACCTCGTTCGCGCTGGAGAAGTCGTTCTTCGGCATGGTGGCCAAATCCCGCCTGGGGGCCGACAACGTCCTGCTGCTCAAGCCCAACACCTACATGAACCGTTCCGGCCAGGCGGTCGGGGCGCTGGCGCGCTTCTACAAGCTGACGCCGGAGCAGGTGCTGGTGCTGCACGACGAGCTCGACCTGATGCCGGGCCAGGTGAAACTCAAGCAGGGCGGCGGCCATGCCGGCCACAACGGCCTGAAGGACATCCAGGCCGCGCTCGGCAGCCCGAACTTCTGGCGCCTGCGCATCGGCATCGGCCATCCGCGCACGCTCGGCCTGGCGCAGCAGGTGGCCGATTTCGTGCTGCATCCGCCGCGCCGCGAAGAGCAGAAGGAAATCGAGGCGGTCATCGACCGCTGCCGCGCCGTGGTGCCGGCCATGCTGGCCGGCGACTTCGCCCTGGCCACCCGCCAATTGCACAGCGGCAACGACGCCTGA
- a CDS encoding type II CAAX prenyl endopeptidase Rce1 family protein, translating into MDGAPGSAAPRKLRFRSELADFWRFVRHPHPARRLPGRTPAIGWVSDWWPGVGPGRLLAWAAVLWLINLFALGPVAVAAAGVGGVTHRLDPANIPWLTAVIWAPLVEEMLFRYGLRRPKQALWLCPALLPVVLYGPRIWTGLLLAAFVLLACWSLRPRPEPLKGWNTAWRRHYLKHFGWVFHLVALTFAAVHLTNFVFNHTPYWLLPLLVLPQWLTGLVLGWIRIRRGIGAAIALHAMFNAGPILLIWAVMRWAPTAAS; encoded by the coding sequence ATGGACGGCGCCCCGGGTTCCGCCGCGCCGCGCAAGCTGCGCTTCCGCAGCGAGCTGGCGGACTTCTGGCGCTTCGTGCGTCATCCGCATCCGGCGCGCCGCCTGCCCGGGCGCACGCCGGCGATCGGCTGGGTGTCGGACTGGTGGCCGGGCGTCGGCCCCGGACGCCTGCTGGCCTGGGCCGCGGTGCTGTGGCTGATCAACCTGTTCGCCCTGGGGCCGGTGGCGGTCGCCGCGGCCGGCGTCGGCGGCGTCACGCACCGGCTGGACCCGGCCAACATCCCGTGGCTGACGGCGGTGATCTGGGCCCCGCTGGTCGAGGAAATGCTGTTCCGCTATGGCCTGCGCCGGCCCAAGCAGGCGCTGTGGCTGTGCCCGGCGCTGTTGCCGGTGGTGCTGTACGGCCCGCGCATCTGGACGGGCCTGCTGCTGGCGGCCTTCGTGCTGCTGGCCTGCTGGTCGCTGCGTCCGCGCCCCGAGCCGCTCAAGGGCTGGAACACCGCCTGGCGGCGCCATTACCTGAAGCACTTCGGCTGGGTGTTCCACCTGGTGGCGCTGACCTTTGCCGCCGTGCACCTGACCAACTTCGTCTTCAACCACACGCCGTACTGGCTGCTGCCGCTGCTGGTGTTGCCGCAGTGGCTGACCGGCCTGGTGCTGGGCTGGATCCGCATCCGCCGCGGCATCGGCGCGGCGATCGCGCTGCACGCGATGTTCAATGCCGGCCCCATTTTGCTGATCTGGGCCGTGATGCGCTGGGCCCCCACGGCGGCCAGTTGA
- the ychF gene encoding redox-regulated ATPase YchF: MALQCGIVGLPNVGKSTLFNALTRAGIAAENYPFCTIEPNVGVVEVPDPRLQKLAEIVKPERILSATVEFVDIAGLVAGASKGEGLGNQFLSHIRETDAIVNVVRCFEDPNVIHVAGKVDPIADIEVIETELALADLQTAEKALQRHQKTARSGDKESQRLVAVLEKCVAQLNEAKPIRSLDLTTEEKADIAQLCFITAKRAMYVGNVADDGFTNNPLLDRLTEFAAARNAPVVAICAAIESEIVDLDDADRQAFLSDMGMEEPGLNRLIRAAFKLLGLQTYFTAGVKEVRAWTVPIGATAPQAAGVIHTDFERGFIRAQTIAYEDYIAYKGEQGAKEAGKMRAEGKEYIVQDGDVMNFLFNV; encoded by the coding sequence ATGGCTCTGCAATGCGGCATCGTCGGCCTGCCCAACGTTGGCAAATCGACACTCTTCAATGCTCTGACCCGCGCCGGCATCGCCGCCGAGAACTACCCGTTCTGCACCATCGAGCCGAACGTCGGCGTGGTCGAGGTGCCGGATCCGCGTCTGCAGAAGCTGGCCGAGATCGTCAAGCCCGAGCGCATCCTGTCGGCCACGGTCGAGTTCGTCGACATCGCCGGCCTGGTGGCGGGCGCCAGCAAGGGCGAAGGCCTGGGCAACCAGTTCCTCTCGCATATCCGCGAAACCGACGCCATCGTCAACGTGGTGCGCTGCTTCGAGGATCCCAACGTGATCCACGTGGCCGGCAAGGTCGATCCGATCGCCGACATCGAAGTCATCGAGACCGAACTGGCGCTGGCCGACCTGCAGACCGCTGAAAAGGCCCTGCAGCGCCACCAGAAGACCGCGCGTTCCGGCGACAAGGAATCGCAGCGCCTGGTCGCCGTGCTGGAAAAGTGCGTGGCGCAACTGAACGAAGCCAAGCCGATCCGCTCGCTCGACCTCACCACCGAGGAAAAGGCCGACATCGCCCAGCTCTGCTTCATCACCGCCAAGCGCGCGATGTACGTGGGCAACGTGGCCGACGACGGCTTCACCAACAACCCGCTGCTGGACCGCCTGACCGAATTCGCCGCCGCCCGCAACGCGCCGGTGGTCGCCATCTGCGCCGCCATCGAATCCGAGATCGTCGACCTGGACGACGCCGACCGCCAGGCCTTCCTGTCGGACATGGGCATGGAAGAACCGGGCCTGAACCGCCTGATCCGCGCCGCCTTCAAGCTGCTGGGCCTGCAGACCTACTTCACCGCCGGCGTGAAGGAAGTGCGCGCCTGGACCGTGCCGATCGGCGCCACCGCGCCCCAGGCCGCGGGCGTCATCCACACCGACTTCGAACGCGGCTTCATCCGCGCGCAGACCATCGCGTACGAAGACTACATCGCCTACAAGGGCGAGCAGGGTGCGAAGGAAGCGGGCAAGATGCGGGCGGAAGGCAAGGAATACATCGTGCAGGATGGCGATGTGATGAATTTCTTGTTCAACGTCTGA
- a CDS encoding tyrosine-type recombinase/integrase, producing MLTDAHCRNAKPREKLYRLNDHKGLYLEVKPSGVKAWRYRYTLHGNASMYALGDYPDVKLSEARQLCEDARKLVKQGISPAQQRQIDRIRQVSEAKNTFELVAKEWLQTKDWQTITKQRRLDMMNRVVFPKIGAMPVRDVTPVHVLSILQDTVKRGAPSVAAEARRTMSAVFEFAVATLRAETDPVWPVRKAIPANKTQHKTALTVEQIGRLLRDFDNHRCTFQINYCMQLMWWTLVRPSEAAEAEWSEFDLAAATWRIPAIRMKARKEHVVPLPRQTIAMLEKLRGLTGDRKHVFPGRDDRNGPMSIAALRQALKVVGWSGTYSPHATRTTGRTRLNEMGYRPDAIEAQLAHADQNNVRRTYNHATYLDERKAMMQQWADRLDEWKEL from the coding sequence ATGCTCACGGATGCGCATTGCCGCAATGCAAAGCCACGGGAGAAGCTGTATCGGCTCAATGATCACAAAGGCCTCTACCTGGAGGTCAAGCCTTCTGGAGTGAAGGCGTGGAGGTATCGATATACGCTCCACGGCAATGCCAGCATGTACGCATTGGGCGACTATCCCGACGTCAAGCTGTCTGAGGCACGGCAGCTTTGTGAGGACGCGCGCAAGCTCGTGAAGCAAGGTATCAGCCCAGCTCAACAGCGACAGATCGATCGGATCAGACAGGTCAGCGAGGCGAAGAATACGTTTGAGCTTGTCGCCAAGGAGTGGCTGCAAACCAAGGACTGGCAGACGATCACCAAGCAAAGACGCTTGGACATGATGAACAGGGTTGTCTTTCCAAAAATCGGCGCGATGCCGGTACGAGATGTCACCCCTGTGCACGTCTTGAGTATTCTTCAGGACACGGTCAAGCGAGGGGCGCCATCAGTGGCGGCAGAGGCCCGGCGGACGATGTCGGCCGTATTCGAGTTCGCTGTGGCGACCTTGCGGGCCGAAACGGACCCGGTCTGGCCTGTCCGCAAGGCAATCCCGGCAAACAAGACCCAGCACAAGACGGCACTCACCGTTGAGCAGATCGGCAGGCTTCTCCGTGACTTCGACAACCACCGCTGCACATTTCAGATCAACTATTGCATGCAGCTTATGTGGTGGACGCTCGTGCGTCCTTCCGAGGCTGCCGAAGCTGAGTGGTCGGAGTTCGATCTGGCTGCTGCAACGTGGCGCATTCCTGCAATTCGGATGAAAGCGAGGAAGGAGCACGTCGTGCCTTTGCCCAGACAAACAATTGCGATGCTTGAAAAGCTTCGCGGGCTGACTGGTGACCGCAAACATGTTTTTCCTGGACGCGACGACCGCAACGGACCAATGTCCATCGCTGCGCTCCGGCAGGCTCTCAAAGTTGTCGGTTGGAGCGGGACCTATAGTCCCCACGCCACTCGCACCACTGGACGCACCCGGCTGAACGAGATGGGATATAGGCCCGATGCGATCGAGGCTCAACTCGCTCATGCTGATCAGAACAATGTGCGTCGCACGTACAACCACGCTACGTACCTTGATGAGCGCAAAGCGATGATGCAGCAATGGGCGGACCGCCTAGACGAATGGAAGGAACTATGA
- a CDS encoding DNA cytosine methyltransferase: protein MGWTMLRDRPTDTIRGRSAKFSDKKSQLMTQRGNIPVIDLFAGPGGLCEGFSSVVDAAGVRRFAVKVSIEKDPVAHRTLLLRAIFRKFPKGQVPNCYYDYVRGQITREQFLSHPDIKVAAEHAAKEARCAELGVTSPEEVDGWIREALGAQADWVLIGGPPCQAYSLAGRSRLRSKDVKKFEADAKHFLYMEYLRIIQQFAPAIFVMENVKGMLNSTNSGKRIFEQILSDLKAPRADLKYEIRSFVVHKAEGELEPNDYVIEADDHGVPQSRHRVILFGIRSDVAKTTPALTERPESFLLRKVSKKVGVSAALAGLPPLRSRLSKEPDSPEAWIAAVRESPQALKGWRVPLRSVIETAMGKYIKKAEKHTTFGAPFVEALVAPGRCMPQDLQDWYLDPKLGGVLHHETRSHMRSDLHRYMFAACFAATHPYSPDLRNFPPKLLPDHVNVDEETIPFKDRFRVQMGKSPSSTVVAHIKKDGHYYIHPDPGQCRSLTAREAARLQTFPDNYFFEGNRTEQYGQIGNAVPPLLAKQIGEIILDFMTSPRRR, encoded by the coding sequence ATGGGCTGGACCATGCTCCGTGATCGTCCCACTGATACAATTCGAGGCCGTTCGGCCAAGTTCTCTGATAAAAAATCACAACTAATGACTCAGCGTGGAAATATTCCGGTGATCGATCTATTTGCCGGACCGGGAGGGCTGTGCGAAGGATTTTCGTCTGTCGTAGATGCGGCGGGCGTTCGCAGGTTTGCAGTCAAGGTCTCTATCGAAAAGGATCCCGTCGCTCATCGGACGTTGCTACTTCGGGCGATCTTCCGCAAGTTTCCCAAGGGACAAGTTCCGAACTGTTACTACGACTACGTCCGCGGCCAGATCACGCGCGAGCAGTTTCTGTCCCATCCTGATATCAAGGTCGCTGCGGAGCACGCAGCCAAAGAAGCTCGTTGCGCAGAGCTCGGCGTTACCTCGCCCGAGGAGGTCGACGGATGGATTCGCGAGGCGCTGGGTGCCCAGGCGGATTGGGTGCTTATCGGCGGCCCGCCTTGCCAAGCCTACTCCCTCGCGGGCCGATCGCGGCTTCGCAGCAAGGACGTGAAGAAGTTCGAGGCGGATGCCAAACACTTCCTCTACATGGAGTACTTGCGGATCATCCAGCAGTTCGCTCCGGCCATCTTTGTGATGGAGAACGTCAAGGGGATGCTCAATTCCACAAACTCCGGCAAGCGCATCTTTGAACAGATCCTTTCTGACCTAAAAGCTCCCCGTGCCGATCTCAAATATGAGATCCGATCGTTTGTGGTCCACAAGGCCGAAGGCGAGCTCGAGCCCAACGACTATGTGATCGAAGCCGACGACCACGGCGTTCCGCAAAGTCGGCATCGGGTGATCCTTTTTGGTATTCGTTCAGATGTGGCGAAGACTACTCCGGCGCTCACAGAGCGACCTGAGTCTTTTCTGCTTAGAAAGGTGAGCAAGAAGGTTGGCGTGAGTGCAGCTCTGGCCGGCCTACCGCCGTTACGCAGTCGTTTGTCGAAGGAGCCTGATTCGCCTGAAGCGTGGATCGCTGCGGTTCGCGAGTCGCCTCAGGCGCTTAAGGGGTGGCGTGTGCCGCTGCGCAGTGTTATTGAAACGGCCATGGGGAAGTACATTAAGAAGGCCGAGAAACATACGACCTTTGGTGCACCGTTCGTGGAAGCTTTGGTAGCACCGGGGAGGTGCATGCCCCAGGATTTGCAGGACTGGTACCTGGACCCGAAGCTCGGTGGCGTCTTGCACCATGAGACCCGCAGCCACATGCGATCGGATCTGCATCGCTACATGTTCGCTGCCTGTTTTGCCGCGACGCACCCGTACTCCCCGGATTTGCGCAATTTTCCGCCGAAGTTGCTCCCCGATCATGTGAACGTGGACGAAGAGACGATTCCATTCAAGGATCGTTTTCGCGTCCAGATGGGGAAATCTCCATCGTCTACGGTGGTTGCTCACATCAAGAAGGATGGGCACTACTATATCCACCCTGACCCTGGACAGTGCCGCAGCCTGACAGCGCGCGAAGCCGCCCGCTTGCAAACCTTCCCCGACAACTATTTCTTTGAAGGAAATCGGACGGAGCAATACGGCCAGATCGGCAACGCCGTCCCGCCGTTGCTAGCCAAGCAGATCGGCGAGATCATCCTCGACTTCATGACATCACCGCGCCGGCGGTGA
- a CDS encoding very short patch repair endonuclease, with protein MTDVVSPEKRSQMMAGIKGKNSFPEMRVRKMLFAMGYRFRLHRRDLPGTPDITMPGHKIAIFVHGCFWHAHQGCKYAKTPSTRTEFWTSKLRSNVDRDHHAVAKLTELGWRVLTVWECSTRDRETAAGLPAALRQWINSDVSLGEISAPIPAADAKPGQAAYLNELS; from the coding sequence ATGACCGATGTCGTCAGCCCAGAAAAACGCAGTCAGATGATGGCCGGCATCAAGGGCAAGAATTCCTTTCCCGAGATGCGGGTCCGTAAGATGTTGTTCGCGATGGGGTATCGCTTCAGGCTGCATCGGCGCGATTTGCCGGGCACTCCGGACATCACCATGCCAGGCCACAAGATTGCGATCTTTGTACACGGCTGTTTCTGGCACGCGCACCAGGGATGCAAATACGCAAAAACGCCGTCGACACGGACTGAGTTTTGGACCTCCAAGCTGCGTAGCAATGTCGATCGGGATCACCACGCTGTCGCCAAGCTGACCGAGTTGGGCTGGCGAGTGCTAACCGTATGGGAGTGCTCGACGCGCGATCGTGAGACCGCCGCGGGCCTGCCCGCAGCCCTGCGACAATGGATCAATAGCGACGTAAGCCTTGGGGAGATCAGCGCACCAATTCCGGCGGCTGACGCCAAGCCTGGGCAGGCAGCGTACCTTAACGAACTGTCCTAA
- a CDS encoding AIPR family protein, with amino-acid sequence MNSTLLDFLRETQSEVKSQLRDGALYEELVFAGIVMEHMSEIGMTFEPVECHFEGTVSNAILRLSGYSISEDSDQLDLFVSLYAGVDELTPIADSEAKLAAERCLRFLTLCAEGKMAKRLDPSSDVRSLAETLQTVFNDLEQIRVYVITDRVAKSKSFKTRDIGGKAVRLEVMDIERLHRHTSEGKPRDELVVDFNEVSGSSLPCVYVPGENDDYDYALTAVPGEALRLLYEKFGARLLEANVRSFLSVTSKKSVNAGIQSTLRSAPERFMAYNNGIVIVADEMILGKTSQGEQGIAWLKGLQIVNGGQTTASLYFTKKKHPETDLGHVRVPAKIIVMKVQDSTKEEALVSDISRYANSQNAVRQSDLSANKPFHVEIEKLSRSVYCPDGVGQWFYERAAGSYNTLLTREGNTPARLRALKEAIPSARRVTKTDLAKYLNAWDCKPDIVSRGSQKNFDSFMAALSPIDGQEMPLPNVADFKAMIAKAKLYRETQKLLRPMFQAFQANVTSYTIAVLSEKLGARIDLDRIWTKQAASPELMSQIAIWAKEVNDMLHATSGGRMVSEWAKRPECKDAVMGANYSEPADDIPEVKAT; translated from the coding sequence ATGAATTCTACTTTGCTGGACTTCCTGCGCGAGACGCAGTCCGAAGTGAAATCTCAATTGCGCGATGGCGCGCTCTACGAGGAACTGGTCTTCGCCGGCATTGTCATGGAACACATGTCGGAGATCGGCATGACCTTCGAACCCGTCGAGTGTCACTTCGAAGGCACTGTGAGCAATGCAATCCTGCGGCTCAGTGGCTACTCCATTTCCGAAGACAGCGACCAGCTGGACCTATTCGTGAGCCTGTATGCCGGCGTCGATGAGCTCACACCCATCGCAGATTCCGAAGCCAAGTTAGCTGCCGAGCGCTGCCTGCGTTTTCTGACACTTTGCGCCGAAGGGAAGATGGCCAAAAGGCTCGATCCATCCAGCGACGTGCGCTCATTGGCCGAGACGCTGCAGACTGTCTTTAATGACCTTGAACAGATCCGCGTCTACGTAATAACGGACCGTGTGGCCAAATCCAAGAGTTTCAAGACACGTGACATTGGTGGCAAGGCCGTGCGCCTGGAAGTGATGGACATCGAGCGGCTGCATAGGCACACGTCCGAGGGAAAGCCGCGCGACGAACTGGTTGTTGACTTCAATGAGGTGTCAGGATCTTCCCTGCCCTGCGTCTATGTACCAGGCGAAAACGATGACTATGACTACGCGTTGACGGCAGTTCCAGGCGAAGCCCTGCGGCTGCTCTATGAGAAGTTTGGCGCACGCCTACTTGAGGCCAATGTCCGATCCTTCCTCAGCGTCACAAGCAAGAAAAGTGTCAACGCCGGTATTCAGTCGACGCTACGTTCGGCACCCGAGCGGTTCATGGCCTACAACAATGGAATTGTGATCGTGGCTGATGAGATGATCTTGGGCAAGACATCCCAGGGCGAGCAGGGCATCGCCTGGCTCAAAGGGCTGCAAATCGTCAACGGCGGCCAAACGACGGCCTCACTCTATTTCACCAAGAAGAAACATCCTGAGACGGATCTCGGTCACGTCCGCGTGCCCGCGAAGATCATCGTGATGAAGGTACAGGACTCCACCAAGGAGGAAGCTTTGGTGTCCGACATCTCGCGCTACGCCAACAGCCAGAACGCAGTTCGCCAGTCGGACCTCTCAGCCAATAAGCCATTCCACGTAGAGATCGAAAAGCTGTCGCGCTCGGTCTACTGCCCAGACGGGGTGGGTCAATGGTTCTACGAGCGCGCCGCAGGAAGTTACAACACCCTACTCACTCGCGAGGGGAATACACCAGCTCGTCTCAGGGCACTGAAGGAGGCCATTCCATCGGCCCGCCGCGTGACCAAGACCGATTTGGCAAAGTACCTCAACGCCTGGGACTGCAAGCCGGATATCGTGAGCAGGGGTTCGCAGAAGAACTTCGACAGCTTCATGGCCGCGCTCTCGCCCATTGACGGCCAAGAGATGCCGTTGCCAAATGTGGCCGACTTCAAGGCAATGATAGCCAAAGCCAAACTGTATCGAGAAACCCAGAAGTTGCTGCGGCCGATGTTCCAAGCATTCCAAGCGAACGTAACCTCCTACACTATCGCCGTGCTCTCCGAAAAGCTGGGTGCACGCATCGACCTTGATCGCATCTGGACCAAACAAGCTGCATCGCCGGAGCTGATGTCGCAGATTGCTATCTGGGCCAAAGAAGTCAACGACATGCTGCACGCTACTTCTGGCGGGCGCATGGTATCGGAGTGGGCCAAGCGCCCTGAATGCAAGGATGCTGTGATGGGCGCGAACTACTCGGAGCCAGCCGACGACATTCCCGAGGTAAAGGCCACATGA
- a CDS encoding PD-(D/E)XK motif protein produces the protein MARPNEEFLLAWLSLSADDPTPGWQAIVLPPAGPVDVQAGRRSPDNAEAILLGFPSARLTPAEKLPEGQGFSVERADSDGIHQLRLALTRRTAGSAELFAAMVCDVVGTLDEAASAGATERKLLQVFLGRVGAWQEFMRKGSQSLSPEAEIGLVGELTLLRTIIDAGVPVISAIESWVGPLDGIQDFEIGTGALEVKATISAAGFPAKIGSLEQLDDSARQPLFLAGTRLHQSETGQSLPELVAEMRDVAAGEAEAIRLLSERLIAAGYFDAHADNYIRRFTLVNILVIEVKDGFPRLTPDSVPLGIARVAYEIDLGKVAGSSIPAADALKRLRAI, from the coding sequence ATGGCCCGTCCGAATGAAGAGTTCCTGCTCGCGTGGCTATCGCTGTCCGCTGATGACCCCACACCAGGTTGGCAAGCCATCGTGCTGCCGCCAGCCGGCCCCGTCGATGTGCAAGCGGGTCGACGCTCGCCTGACAACGCCGAAGCGATTCTGCTTGGCTTCCCCTCTGCCCGACTGACGCCGGCTGAAAAGCTGCCCGAAGGCCAGGGATTCAGCGTTGAGCGCGCGGATTCCGACGGCATCCACCAGCTACGCCTCGCGCTGACGAGGCGGACCGCCGGCAGCGCTGAACTCTTTGCCGCCATGGTTTGCGACGTGGTGGGAACGCTGGACGAGGCAGCCTCGGCCGGAGCAACCGAAAGGAAGCTACTGCAAGTGTTTCTCGGTCGGGTTGGCGCATGGCAAGAGTTCATGCGCAAGGGTTCGCAGTCGCTAAGCCCTGAGGCTGAGATCGGCTTGGTGGGAGAGCTCACGCTGCTTCGGACAATCATCGACGCGGGCGTGCCGGTGATCTCCGCCATCGAATCGTGGGTTGGTCCGCTCGATGGCATCCAAGACTTCGAGATCGGCACCGGGGCTTTGGAGGTCAAGGCCACTATTTCGGCCGCGGGATTCCCCGCCAAAATCGGCTCGCTCGAACAGCTCGATGACTCCGCGCGCCAGCCGCTGTTCCTCGCCGGCACGCGTCTGCACCAAAGTGAAACCGGGCAGAGTCTGCCGGAACTAGTGGCGGAGATGCGCGATGTCGCCGCGGGCGAAGCCGAGGCCATTCGTCTGTTGAGCGAGCGGCTGATTGCCGCCGGCTACTTTGACGCCCACGCGGACAACTATATCCGCCGATTCACGCTGGTCAACATTCTCGTCATCGAGGTGAAGGACGGATTCCCCCGCCTCACGCCGGACAGCGTACCACTGGGTATTGCTAGAGTCGCCTACGAGATTGACCTCGGCAAGGTCGCGGGATCGAGTATCCCGGCCGCTGATGCATTGAAGAGATTGAGAGCGATATGA